The genomic stretch GGCGTACGTCAACCCGCCCTGACGGCCCAGCAGCCCCCGGAGCCCACAGCAGCGCTCACAAGTCGAGCGACACCGACAGCATCACCCGCCGGCCGCGCTGCGGCATCGTCCGCGACGCAAACGGATTCACGGGCAGGTCCGACTGCCAGTCGAACAGGTTGTACACGCCGATGGCGTAGTTGAGCCCCAACTCGCCAACGACGCCGGTGAGCACCACGTCGGCGATGACCGCCCAGCCGCTGTCGTCGAGCCCGCTCAGGTCGATGCGGCGTGGGGCGTCCACGCTTACGCGCGCGGCGGCGCGCAGCAGGCGGTCCACGATGGGGAACACGGCCCGGGTGGAGGCGTACAGATACGGCGCGTTCGGCACGCGGCGGCTCGGCACCACGCCGTCGCCGGTGGGTGACTCCAGGTAGCGCGCGGCGAGGTAGCCCAGCTGCGCGGCCAGCATCCAGCCGTCGCGGAACTCGCGGCGCGCCTCCACGTCGGCGCCGAGGTTGAGCTGGTCCACCCGGCTGTTGGCGAAGTAGAGCAGGCCCACGCCGTCGGGGTCTTGCGCGGGGGGCACCTGCCGCGACTCGATGAAGTCCTGCGCGAACTGCGCGTGCAGGGACAGCAGCAGGCTCCAGTCCTCGTCCAGCTGGCGCGTGTACTCGAGCTCCCCCGAGTACAGCGTCTCGGGCGAGAGCTTGCCGCCGCAGCACGAGCTGGCCAGCGTGGTGAACCCCCCGTCTTCGTAGAACAGCTCGTAGATGCTGGGGGCCCGGAACGAGCGACCGGCCAGCACCTTGAGCGTGTCGTGCTCGGTGGGGCGCAGCACGACGGCCAGGCGCGGGTTGAACGAGCCGAAGCTGTCCGTGGGCTCGGGCAAGAGCCAGCCGTCGACGCGCCCGCCGAGCGAGACCTTGACCCTGTCGTTGGGCGTCCAGTCCCCGAGGACGTAGCCCGCCAGGGTGCTGAAGTGCGTGTCGAGGCTGAGCACGGGGCTCATCACTCCCGCGCTGTCGGCCTCCACGGAGTGGACGCGCACGACGGGGTGGTGCGTGGCCTCGGCGCCGGCCGAGAGACGGAAGTGCTCTCCGATGCGCACCGCGAGGCGCGCCTCGCCGCCCACCCAGACGCCCCCGTAGGTCTCGCCGTAGGCCTGCTCGAAGGCGTCCCCCGTGACGTCGTCCTCGCTGTCGTAGATGTAGTCCAGGTTGAAGTACGTGACGTTCGCGAACACGCGCGTGCGCAGCTGCACGGTGTCCGAGAGGCGCGGCTCGAAGCGCAGCTCGAGCAGGCCGCGGTGGTCGTCGTAGTTGTTCTCGGTGCGGCCGAAGATGGTGTCGAACGAGCCGGTGGGGATGTCGATGGTGCGCGCCGTGTAGAAGAGCTGCAGCGTGAACGGGCCGGCCCACGCGCGGATGTTGCCGGTCACCGCGTCGAAGCGCTCCACGTGCTCCGCCACGTTGCGCTCCTCCGTACCGTCGCCGTCCGCATCGAACAGCAGCCCCACCGTGCGCCCGCCCGAGCGCGCCACGGACACCGACGCCCGGAAGCCCGCGTCGTCCGACAGCCGCACGTTCCCGAAGGCCCGCGCGCGCGCCACGTTTCCGTCTGCCAGCGAGAGCGCGAAGCGCGCGCCCGTGGGGAGGTCCTGGGCCCGGGGGACCAGGTTCACGACGCCCGACACGGCACCCGTGCCGTACAACACGGAACCCGCGCCGCGCACGATCTCGATGCGCTCCACGTCGCCCAGGTCCACGCGCGCGTCGTAGCCGATGAACGCCTGCTGGAGGATGTTCTCGTTCAGCGTGGCCCCGTCCGACAAGATGAGCAGGCGGTTGTTGTAGTCGTTCGGCTGCCCGATGCCGCGCACCGACGCGTTGGTGTAGATGCTGTCGTCGGTGATGGCGAAGCCGCGCTGCCCACGCAGGGCCTCCGCCACGGTGGGGTAGCGGAACGCGTCCAGCTCCACCGCGGTGACGATGGACACGGACGCCGGGGCCTCGTCCACGGACTCGGTCTCGCGCGACGCGGCGCTCACCTCGCGCACGGTGCGCAGCCGCAGGTCGGTCAGCTCCACCTGCTCGTCGCGCGCGACGTCCACCTCCACCACCTCGGGCTCGTAGCCGCGCGCCGACACGCTCACCCGGCGGCGCCCCACGGGCACCCCGGAGGCCACCACGGGCGTGAAGCCCACCGTGGCGTCGTCGATGCGCACCTGCGCGCCTTCGACGTCGGCGCGCACCACGATGGAGCCCGTCTGCGGCGCCAGGCTGGTGTCCACGCGCGTGGTCTCGCCTTCCACCACCGTCACGGCCCGCACCGTGGGCTCGTGCCCCTCGGCGCTGATCTGGAGCACGTGCGGCCCCGGCGCGAGCCGCAGCTCGCATGGCAGCACGCACGCCACGGCGCCCTCCTCCGCGTCCACCCGCACCTCGGCCCCGACGTGCCCGCGCAGCCGGACCACGCCCACGATGCGCGGGAGGTCGAGGCGCACCGTGTGCCGCTGCCCCACCTGCACCGTGACGGGCTCGCTGGTGGCGTCGTGATGCCCCACGAGGCGCGCGAGGATGCGGTACGTGCCGGCCGGGAGCGCGATGACCTGCGGCGCGGTGCCGACCGACCCCAAGTCGAAGCGGTCGACGAACACGGTGGCGGCCTCGGGCGTGGTCTGCACGTCGATCAGCGCCACACGCTGCGCGATGTCGGTCATGGCCGCCGCGATGCGCTCGCGTGCCTCGGTGTCCTCCTCGGCTGCGAGTGCCGACGCGTAGTAGCGGTAGGCCTCCGGGTACATCTCGAGGCGCTGATACGTGCGCGCGATGTTGAACACCACGTTGTGGTTGGGCACCAGGCGGTTGGACGCCAGGTAGTGCTCGAGCGCGCCGAGGAAGTTGCCCACGCGGTAGGCCTCGTTGCCGAGCCGGAAGTGGAGGTCCGCCTCGTCCGCCGTGCCGTCCGCGTGCACGTGGGCAGCCGGGGCCGCGGCGCACGTGAGGACGGCGAGGAGCAACAGTCGGACCCAGAGAGGGCAGCGTGGAGCGCCCTTCGCAACGCGAGCGGGGGCCATGCCTACCTCGACTGGCGCAGGTCGTTGTCGTGGATGCGCGGGGGAGCGTCGGGCGTGGCGCCGGACGGCGTGCGGCGCGCGCGCATCGTGGCTGGCGTCCGCCCCGGCAGCGCTTCGAGCTCGACGCGCGGCGGCGGGGGCTGCGACGTGAAGGTGACGACACGCGGCTGGTATCCGTCGGCGCTGACCACCAGGGTGTGCGGCGATCCGTCGAGCTCCATCTCGACGTCGACCGTGCCCACCCCCGCGGGCTGTCCGTCCAGCTCGAGCGTGGCCGTGTCGGGGCTGCTGACCACGACCACGCGCACGGGCGCGGGCGCTGCAAGCGGATGGGCGGGTTCGTCCGCGACGGGCATGACCTCTGGCGTGGCGGGCCCCGGGGAGTCGGTCGCTCCTGACGCGGCCACGTCGGAAACCTCGTCGCCGCCGGCGGCAGGGGACGAGCGCGAGCTGCTGGGGTCGCGCGGCCAGACCAGCACCAGCAGCGCCAGCACCAAGCTGCCCCCGAGCGCCCCGAGCATGAGCCTCCCTCGTCGACGCTCCGGCTCGACCTCGGGCCGCGTGGACATGGGAGGCACCCGGATGACCGTGTCGCTGCTGCCGTCGACGCGCCGCCACGACACGGTGGAGGACGCGTCGCGGGTGGGCAGCGTCTCGTCCACCGAGTCCATCTGGGAGCGCCATGCCGTGGTTTCGTCATGGCGCAGCGCTTGATAGGCCGTGACGGCCTGCGGCGTGGCGAACGGCAGCAGCGCCTCCGCGAACGCGTCCATGTCGGGGTAGCGCTGGTCCGCGTCCACCGAGAGCGCCTTGAGCAGCACGGCGTCGAGGGCCTCCGGGATGTCGGGGGCGTAGGCCGAAGGCGCGCGCGTGATGCCCTGGGTCACCTCGTACAGGATGCCGACCACGTTCTCGCTCTCGAACGGGAGCGCCCCCGTGATGCACTCGTAGATCACGAGCGCCAGCGAGTATTGGTCCGCACGCGCGTCCACGCTGGTGGCGCCCCGCGCCTGCTCGGGCGACATGTACTGCGGCGTGCCGAGCACCGACGTGACGGCCGTGATGGCGGGGATGCCGTCGGTCGTGACCTTGGAGACCCCGAAGTCCAGCAGCTTGGGCACCGAGCGCCCGCTCGGGCTGCGGGCGATGAACACGTTGTCCGGCTTGATGTCGCGGTGGATGACGCCGCTGCGGTGCGTCTCGGCCAGCGCCGCCGCGATGGGCAGCAGCATGTCGAGCGTGCGCGCGATGGGGATGCGGCTGCCGGACGCGACCCCGCGCAGGAGCGTCTCGCCCTCCAACAGCTCCATCACCAGGTAGGGAACGCCGTCGTGCTCGCCCACGTCCGTGACCTCGACCACGTGCGGATGGCGGATGCGCGACGCCGCCTCGCCCTCGCGCAGGAAGCGGTCGCGGATGGACGCGTTCTCGGCCATGTCCGGCAGCAGCACCTTCACGGCCACGCTCTTCTTGAGCGCCCGATGGACTGCCTCGTACACCTCGGCCATGCCGCCCGCCCCGATGCGCCGGACGAGCTCGTACTGCCCGAGCGTCTGGCCGCTACAGGAGCCGAGGTTCGACGAGAGTCGTGACGCGTTGTCGGTAGGGGTCGTCATGGGCGCCCGAGAACTCAGATTCCCCGCATATTGCCCCATCTCGGGGCTACGTGGGACCCGAATCGACGAGCCCCCAGCCCTACCCGCCTTTCGCGAACCGCACGTTGCGCATGCTCAGCGAGCCCAGGTCGAACACGTCGCTGGTGAAGCTCGCCGCGTCCTGCGCGTCGCTCGCGCCGTAGGCATAGAGCAACGGGAGGAAGTGGTCGGGCGAGGGGTGCGCCAGCCGGCCGTCCTCGGTGTCGGGCCAGAGGCGCAGCAGGGCCTCGGTGTCGCGCTCGCTCACGGCGCGGGTCACCTCGGCGTCGAAGCGGGCCGCCCACGCCGGCGTGTCGGTGTTGCCGGTCTGCATGCGGGTGAACGCGTCGCGCAGGTTGTGCGTGATGTTGCCGCTGGCCAGCACCAGCACGCCCTCGTCGCGCAGGGCGCCCAGCGAGCGCGAGAGCTCCAGGTGACCCCGCACGTCGAGGCGCCGGTCGATGCTGAGCTGCACCACCGGGATGTCTGCCTCCGGGAACATGAAGCGCAGCACGGTCCACGTGCCGTGGTCGAGGCCCCAGTCCGTGCTCAGCCCGGCCCGCTCGGGACCCAGGGCGCGGCGCACGCGCTCCGCCAGGTCCACGCTGCCGGGGGCGCGGTACTCGATCTCGTGCAGCGCGCGGGGGAAGCCCGAGAAGTCGTGGATGGTGCGCGGCTGCGCGTCCGCCGTGAGATAGGTACCCCCCACGAACCAGTGCGCGGACACGGCCAGGATGGCCGTCGGGCGTGGCATGTCCCGACCGAGCTCGGCGAACGTCGCGCTGTACGGGTTCTCGGTGATGGCGTTCATCGGCGAGCCGTGCCCCACGAAGAGCACGGGCATGCGCGTGCTGGGCGCGTTCCGTGGCGCCGGGTCCGTTCCGTCCATGGGTCGTGTCGCGGTGGTCATGGGGCTCTCCGGGGGAGTGGTTGTGGGACTGGGGGTCGCCGGGCCGCCGGCCTGCAGGCGCGCGTCCTCCCGCCGCGCGCAGCCCGGGGTGAGCGGGAGCAGCGCGGAGGTCGCGGCGAGCGTCTGCAGGAACTGTCGTCGGCCGAGGGTCACGGCTGAATCCTACGCGGCGGCGCTGTCGGCCGCTTGCACGGCCTGCAGCTCGATCTCGATCTCGATGCGCTCGCCGACCAGCACGCCGCCCGCCTCGAGCACCTGGTTCCAAGCCAGGCCGAAGTCACGCCGGTCGATGGACGTGCTGGCCGTGAAGGCCACGCGCTGGTTCCCCCACGGGTCCTTCGCCTGCCCGGCGTAGGTCACGTCGAGGGTCACGTCGCGCGTCGCGTCGCGGATGGTCAGCGCGCCGTCCACCGCGTAGGTGTCACCGCCGGTGTGACGTACGCTCTTGCTCACGAAGCGCAGCTCGGGGAAGCGCTCGACGTCCAGGAAGTCTCCCGAGCGCAGGTGGTTGTCGCGGTCTGCGACGCCCGTGTCGATGCTGGCCGCCTCGATGCTGACCTCGGCCTTGCCGCTAGCGAGCGAGCTGGGGTCCAGCTGGAGCGCGCCGCGCCAGGTGGCGAAGCGGCCGCGCACCTTGGCGAAGACCATGTGGCGGACGGTGAAGTGGATGCCCGAGTGGGCCGAGTCGATGTTCCAGGTGGTGGTCATGGAGAGCTCCTTGGGTGCGAGTGATGGACTCACTGTGCATTGCGCTCCGTGCGTTGATTAGACCGCTTGATTTGCAATGACTGTCCCACAAGTGGAACAATCCACGACATGGCCGACCTCAACGAGCTCCAGGTGTTCGCGCAGGTGGCCGCGCTCGGGAGCTTCACCCGCGCCGCCGCCGAGTTGGACATGCCCAAGTCCACGGTGAGCCGGAAGGTCTCGGAGCTGGAGGCGCGGCTGGGCGTGCGGCTGCTGCAGCGAACCACCCGCAAGCTGAGCCTGACCGAAGCGGGCCACACGTACTTCGCGCACGCCCAGCGCGTGCTGGCCGAGCTGGAAGAAGCAGAGCTCGCGGTGACCCGCATGCAGGACGCTCCGCGCGGACTGCTGCGCGTCACCGCGCCGCTGAACTTCAACCACCTGGCGCCCGTCGTGGCGGTGTTCCTGCAGCGCTTCCCGGAGGTGCAGGTGGAGCTGGTGTGCGCGGACCGCGTGGTCGACCTGGTGCACGAGGGCTTCGACGTCGCGGTGCGCGTGGGGGCGCTGTCGGACTCGTCGCTCATCGCGCGCAGCCTGGGCAGCGTCGAGAGCCACCTGGTGGCGAGCCCCGCGTTCTTGGCAGCCCACGGCGCACCTGCGAATCCCAGCGAGCTCTCGCGGCTGCCGGCGCTGGGCTTCGGCGTGGGCAGCATGCGACCCACGTTCCGGCTGGTGCGCGCCGGGGCGGAGGTCGCCGTGCAGGTGACGCCGCGCCTGGTGGTCAACGACTTCGTCTTCCTGGATGAAGCCGCCCGCGCTGGCCTGGGGGTCGCGCTGCTACCCCTCTTCCGCTGCGCCGAAGACCTGGAGAGCGGCGCGCTCGTGCGCGTGTTGCCCGAGTGGTGCTCGCCGCCCATCCCGCTGCACGCCGTGTACCCGAGCACACGCCACCTGTCCCCGAAGGTCAGCGCGTTCCTGGACCACCTCGCCCAGCCGGGCGCTCTCACGAACGGCACGCCGCCATCGGGCGCTGTACGGCCTCGGAGCACCACACGCGTGCCGCCGAA from Sandaracinaceae bacterium encodes the following:
- the ygiD gene encoding 4,5-DOPA dioxygenase extradiol, whose translation is MDGTDPAPRNAPSTRMPVLFVGHGSPMNAITENPYSATFAELGRDMPRPTAILAVSAHWFVGGTYLTADAQPRTIHDFSGFPRALHEIEYRAPGSVDLAERVRRALGPERAGLSTDWGLDHGTWTVLRFMFPEADIPVVQLSIDRRLDVRGHLELSRSLGALRDEGVLVLASGNITHNLRDAFTRMQTGNTDTPAWAARFDAEVTRAVSERDTEALLRLWPDTEDGRLAHPSPDHFLPLLYAYGASDAQDAASFTSDVFDLGSLSMRNVRFAKGG
- a CDS encoding YceI family protein; the encoded protein is MTTTWNIDSAHSGIHFTVRHMVFAKVRGRFATWRGALQLDPSSLASGKAEVSIEAASIDTGVADRDNHLRSGDFLDVERFPELRFVSKSVRHTGGDTYAVDGALTIRDATRDVTLDVTYAGQAKDPWGNQRVAFTASTSIDRRDFGLAWNQVLEAGGVLVGERIEIEIELQAVQAADSAAA
- a CDS encoding serine/threonine protein kinase; this translates as MTTPTDNASRLSSNLGSCSGQTLGQYELVRRIGAGGMAEVYEAVHRALKKSVAVKVLLPDMAENASIRDRFLREGEAASRIRHPHVVEVTDVGEHDGVPYLVMELLEGETLLRGVASGSRIPIARTLDMLLPIAAALAETHRSGVIHRDIKPDNVFIARSPSGRSVPKLLDFGVSKVTTDGIPAITAVTSVLGTPQYMSPEQARGATSVDARADQYSLALVIYECITGALPFESENVVGILYEVTQGITRAPSAYAPDIPEALDAVLLKALSVDADQRYPDMDAFAEALLPFATPQAVTAYQALRHDETTAWRSQMDSVDETLPTRDASSTVSWRRVDGSSDTVIRVPPMSTRPEVEPERRRGRLMLGALGGSLVLALLVLVWPRDPSSSRSSPAAGGDEVSDVAASGATDSPGPATPEVMPVADEPAHPLAAPAPVRVVVVSSPDTATLELDGQPAGVGTVDVEMELDGSPHTLVVSADGYQPRVVTFTSQPPPPRVELEALPGRTPATMRARRTPSGATPDAPPRIHDNDLRQSR
- a CDS encoding TonB-dependent receptor; amino-acid sequence: MLLAVLTCAAAPAAHVHADGTADEADLHFRLGNEAYRVGNFLGALEHYLASNRLVPNHNVVFNIARTYQRLEMYPEAYRYYASALAAEEDTEARERIAAAMTDIAQRVALIDVQTTPEAATVFVDRFDLGSVGTAPQVIALPAGTYRILARLVGHHDATSEPVTVQVGQRHTVRLDLPRIVGVVRLRGHVGAEVRVDAEEGAVACVLPCELRLAPGPHVLQISAEGHEPTVRAVTVVEGETTRVDTSLAPQTGSIVVRADVEGAQVRIDDATVGFTPVVASGVPVGRRRVSVSARGYEPEVVEVDVARDEQVELTDLRLRTVREVSAASRETESVDEAPASVSIVTAVELDAFRYPTVAEALRGQRGFAITDDSIYTNASVRGIGQPNDYNNRLLILSDGATLNENILQQAFIGYDARVDLGDVERIEIVRGAGSVLYGTGAVSGVVNLVPRAQDLPTGARFALSLADGNVARARAFGNVRLSDDAGFRASVSVARSGGRTVGLLFDADGDGTEERNVAEHVERFDAVTGNIRAWAGPFTLQLFYTARTIDIPTGSFDTIFGRTENNYDDHRGLLELRFEPRLSDTVQLRTRVFANVTYFNLDYIYDSEDDVTGDAFEQAYGETYGGVWVGGEARLAVRIGEHFRLSAGAEATHHPVVRVHSVEADSAGVMSPVLSLDTHFSTLAGYVLGDWTPNDRVKVSLGGRVDGWLLPEPTDSFGSFNPRLAVVLRPTEHDTLKVLAGRSFRAPSIYELFYEDGGFTTLASSCCGGKLSPETLYSGELEYTRQLDEDWSLLLSLHAQFAQDFIESRQVPPAQDPDGVGLLYFANSRVDQLNLGADVEARREFRDGWMLAAQLGYLAARYLESPTGDGVVPSRRVPNAPYLYASTRAVFPIVDRLLRAAARVSVDAPRRIDLSGLDDSGWAVIADVVLTGVVGELGLNYAIGVYNLFDWQSDLPVNPFASRTMPQRGRRVMLSVSLDL
- a CDS encoding LysR family transcriptional regulator — protein: MADLNELQVFAQVAALGSFTRAAAELDMPKSTVSRKVSELEARLGVRLLQRTTRKLSLTEAGHTYFAHAQRVLAELEEAELAVTRMQDAPRGLLRVTAPLNFNHLAPVVAVFLQRFPEVQVELVCADRVVDLVHEGFDVAVRVGALSDSSLIARSLGSVESHLVASPAFLAAHGAPANPSELSRLPALGFGVGSMRPTFRLVRAGAEVAVQVTPRLVVNDFVFLDEAARAGLGVALLPLFRCAEDLESGALVRVLPEWCSPPIPLHAVYPSTRHLSPKVSAFLDHLAQPGALTNGTPPSGAVRPRSTTRVPPKATHRKRQRHHTS